The following proteins are co-located in the Macadamia integrifolia cultivar HAES 741 chromosome 3, SCU_Mint_v3, whole genome shotgun sequence genome:
- the LOC122074770 gene encoding glucan endo-1,3-beta-glucosidase 12-like: MLCFCFFQNQSNQSMGRVTIPCFLLLLCIFAFAADAGSFGVNYGRVANNLPSAVSVVQLLKSQGLERVKLYDTDPSVLKALAGSGIKVVVDLPNEKLYIAAKRPSFAYAWVQKNVVAYYPATQIHAIAVGNEVFVDPDNVTEYLVPAMKNVQAALVKFNLHSSVKVSSPIALSALQNSYPSSAGSFKPELIESVIKPMLDFLRQTGSYLMVNAYPFFAYSANADVISLDYALFRENPGVVDAGNGLRYFNLFDAQVDAVFEAMSALKFDDLGMMVTETGWPSKGDENEVGASEENAAAYNGNLVRKILTAEGTPLRPKADIEVYLFALFNENKKPGPSSERNYGLFYPNEEKVYDIPFTLEGVKQHKPVGGGGKSQVAPVKGGVSTSSSGQTWCVANGKAGQKRLQVALDYACGEGGADCAQIQPGSPCYDPNTLEAHASFAFNSYYQKKGRVMGTCDFQGSAYVVTQPPKFGKCEFPTGY; encoded by the exons atgCTCTGTTTCTGCTTCTTTCAGAACCAGAGCAACCAGAGCATGGGGCGTGTCACCATTCCTTGCTTCCTCTTGCTTCTCTGCATCTTCGCATTTGCTGCAG ATGCGGGTTCGTTCGGAGTAAACTACGGGCGGGTAGCAAACAACCTCCCTTCTGCAGTGAGCGTAGTTCAGCTCCTCAAGTCTCAGGGTCTCGAGAGAGTTAAGCTCTACGACACCGATCCCTCCGTGCTTAAAGCCCTTGCTGGTTCAGGCATCAAGGTCGTCGTCGACTTGCCAAACGAAAAGCTCTACATAGCGGCAAAGAGACCATCCTTCGCCTACGCATGGGTTCAAAAGAACGTCGTTGCTTACTACCCAGCTACCCAAATCCACGCCATTGCTGTCGGAAACGAGGTTTTTGTTGACCCAGACAACGTGACAGAGTACCTTGTTCCGGCCATGAAAAATGTTCAAGCTGCGCTCGTAAAATTTAATCTCCACTCCTCCGTTAAGGTGTCCTCTCCCATAGCCCTCAGTGCTCTCCAGAACTCCTACCCTTCTTCCGCGGGATCCTTCAAACCGGAGCTAATTGAGAGCGTGATAAAGCCCATGCTGGATTTTCTCCGGCAAACGGGGTCTTACCTTATGGTGAATGCTTACCCTTTCTTCGCCTACTCTGCTAATGCCGACGTTATCTCTCTGGATTACGCTCTCTTCAGGGAGAATCCGGGTGTGGTGGACGCCGGTAATGGGCTGCGCTACTTCAATCTCTTTGACGCGCAGGTCGATGCGGTGTTTGAGGCCATGTCGGCTTTGAAGTTCGACGATCTGGGGATGATGGTGACGGAGACGGGTTGGCCCTCCAAGGGAGACGAGAACGAGGTTGGGGCGAGCGAGGAGAATGCAGCTGCCTATAACGGCAACCTGGTGCGTAAGATACTCACGGCGGAAGGAACGCCATTGAGGCCCAAGGCGGACATCGAGGTCTACCTGTTTGCTCTGTTCAACGAGAACAAGAAGCCCGGTCCGAGCTCCGAGAGGAACTACGGGCTTTTCTACCCAAATGAGGAGAAGGTGTACGACATACCCTTCACACTGGAAGGGGTGAAACAGCATAAGCCAGTCGGCGGCGGAGGGAAGAGCCAGGTGGCCCCCGTGAAGGGTGGGGTATCGACGAGCTCATCGGGGCAGACATGGTGTGTGGCGAACGGGAAAGCAGGGCAGAAGAGGTTGCAGGTGGCGCTGGATTACGCTTGCGGGGAAGGAGGAGCTGACTGCGCGCAGATCCAGCCTGGTAGCCCATGTTACGATCCGAATACACTAGAGGCTCACGCATCCTTCGCATTCAACAGCTACTACCAGAAGAAAGGGAGAGTAATGGGGACCTGTGATTTCCAAGGGTCTGCCTATGTCGTCACCCAACCTCCCA AATTTGGCAAATGCGAGTTCCCTACAGGTTACTAA